A region of Deltaproteobacteria bacterium DNA encodes the following proteins:
- the galK gene encoding galactokinase, with translation MSEALVRDAAGALRRIFGRAPAWAVLAPGRVNLIGEHTDYNAGLVLPCAIDRGVAAVAAPRDDGRLRVHSAALAASGEIDPAQPLPEGWLRYVAAVAAAFREAGLPVPGLDVALASDLPRESGLSSSAALEVALATLLDAAAGLGLDAATRAQLAWRAETGFAGVPCGRMDQMASALGRRDHALRIDCRDLTTRLVPLPGARVRLLVADSGVRRRLAAGGYARRREECERALAQARERGLAAAGARTWRDVPAERLPALASRLDPVYARRARHVLGENARVEAFCAALAASDLARAGALLREGHASLRDDFEVSVPELDALCEIADAAPGCFGSRLTGAGFGGCTLHLVDPARAGAVAEALRAGFAARFGRAPALLVATPADGAAPRPVPGP, from the coding sequence GTGAGCGAGGCCCTCGTGCGCGACGCTGCCGGCGCCCTGCGCCGGATCTTCGGGCGCGCTCCGGCCTGGGCGGTCCTCGCGCCCGGCCGGGTCAACCTGATCGGCGAGCACACCGACTACAACGCCGGCCTGGTGTTGCCCTGCGCGATCGACCGGGGCGTCGCCGCGGTGGCCGCCCCGCGCGACGACGGCCGCCTGCGCGTCCACAGCGCGGCGCTCGCCGCGAGCGGCGAGATCGACCCGGCGCAGCCGCTGCCGGAGGGCTGGCTGCGCTACGTCGCCGCCGTGGCCGCTGCCTTCCGCGAGGCCGGGCTCCCGGTCCCGGGGCTCGACGTCGCCCTCGCGAGCGATCTGCCGCGCGAGTCCGGGCTCTCGAGCTCCGCGGCGCTCGAGGTGGCGCTCGCGACGCTCCTCGACGCGGCGGCCGGCCTCGGGCTCGACGCCGCCACGCGCGCGCAGCTCGCCTGGCGCGCCGAGACCGGCTTCGCCGGCGTCCCGTGCGGGCGCATGGACCAGATGGCGAGCGCCCTCGGCCGCCGCGACCACGCGCTGCGCATCGACTGCCGCGACCTCACGACGCGCCTCGTGCCGCTGCCCGGCGCGCGCGTCCGGCTGCTCGTCGCCGACTCCGGGGTGCGCCGGCGGCTCGCCGCGGGCGGCTACGCGCGCCGGCGCGAGGAGTGCGAGCGGGCGCTCGCGCAGGCGCGCGAGCGGGGCCTCGCGGCGGCGGGCGCGCGCACCTGGCGCGACGTCCCCGCCGAGCGCCTGCCGGCGCTCGCCTCGCGACTCGACCCCGTGTACGCGCGCCGCGCCCGTCACGTGCTCGGCGAGAACGCCCGGGTCGAGGCCTTCTGCGCGGCGCTCGCGGCCTCCGACCTCGCCCGGGCCGGCGCGCTGCTCCGCGAGGGCCACGCGAGCCTGCGCGACGACTTCGAGGTGAGCGTCCCCGAGCTCGACGCCCTCTGCGAGATCGCCGATGCGGCCCCGGGCTGCTTCGGCTCGCGCCTCACCGGGGCCGGCTTCGGGGGCTGCACGCTCCATCTCGTGGACCCAGCCCGGGCCGGGGCGGTGGCCGAGGCGCTGCGCGCGGGCTTCGCGGCGCGCTTCGGGCGCGCGCCGGCGCTCCTCGTCGCGACGCCCGCGGACGGGGCCGCGCCGAGGCCCGTGCCCGGGCCCTGA
- a CDS encoding trypsin-like peptidase domain-containing protein: MRRLGEEQRPGPAARRRPCARALALSLLAAVAGAAAAGCDGAGRERARATPDAAAIAPAPAPAPWSGAAIASPGPGAGSGVESGAGSSAEPPAAELMARLQERIIEISRRVTPSVVHVEAIVKMNDRRSEVTGSGVIASAEGHILTNHHVLEKAEKVQVVVPGLPGKLPARVVGLDKQTDVAVLRVEPRPELVPARFGSAADVQVGQWVLAVGNPYGLDGTVSLGIVSAKGRNLGIPDLINDFIQTDAMIDRGSSGGPLVDLDGRVVGINSRGQGRGIGFTIPIDTALEVMRELEAGGVERGYLGVSLQPLDRELASYFGIPDATGVIVNSVAGGSPAADAGLRTGDILIRFAGQDVAAEKEEDLGGFQRLVAGVAPGAPVELEVLRDRQPLRLHATLAAQPKVEPEEVETEVGFHVQEITEATFREQRLASRTGAYVSFVASGSPAAEAGLDVGDVVQRIEERPVTNLAEFREAIGQVAAAPRFLVTVERGDETLFLLVRPGAPARDDALPAEPGEASHTP, translated from the coding sequence GTGAGGCGCCTGGGCGAGGAGCAGCGGCCCGGGCCCGCGGCGCGGAGGCGCCCCTGCGCGCGCGCCCTCGCGCTCTCGCTCCTGGCCGCGGTCGCGGGCGCTGCGGCCGCGGGCTGCGACGGCGCCGGGCGGGAGCGCGCTCGAGCCACGCCCGACGCGGCGGCGATCGCCCCGGCGCCCGCGCCGGCGCCCTGGAGCGGCGCCGCCATCGCGAGCCCCGGGCCGGGCGCCGGCTCGGGCGTCGAGTCCGGCGCCGGGTCGAGCGCCGAGCCGCCGGCTGCCGAGCTGATGGCCCGGCTCCAGGAGCGGATCATCGAGATCTCGCGGCGCGTGACCCCCTCGGTGGTGCACGTCGAGGCGATCGTCAAGATGAACGACCGCCGCTCCGAGGTGACCGGCTCGGGTGTCATCGCGAGCGCCGAGGGCCACATCCTCACGAACCACCATGTGCTCGAGAAGGCCGAGAAGGTGCAGGTGGTGGTGCCGGGCCTGCCGGGCAAGCTGCCCGCGCGCGTCGTCGGGCTCGACAAGCAGACGGACGTCGCGGTGCTGCGCGTCGAGCCGCGCCCGGAGCTCGTGCCCGCGCGCTTCGGCAGCGCCGCCGACGTCCAGGTGGGCCAGTGGGTGCTGGCCGTCGGCAACCCCTACGGGCTCGACGGCACGGTGTCGCTCGGGATCGTCTCGGCCAAGGGCCGCAACCTCGGGATCCCGGACCTCATCAACGACTTCATCCAGACCGACGCGATGATCGACCGCGGCTCCTCGGGCGGCCCGCTCGTGGACCTCGACGGGCGCGTGGTCGGGATCAACTCGCGCGGCCAGGGGCGCGGGATCGGCTTCACGATCCCGATCGACACCGCGCTCGAGGTGATGCGCGAGCTCGAGGCGGGCGGCGTCGAGCGCGGCTACCTCGGGGTCAGCCTCCAGCCGCTCGACCGCGAGCTCGCCTCCTACTTCGGGATCCCGGACGCGACGGGCGTGATCGTGAACAGCGTCGCCGGGGGCTCGCCGGCGGCGGATGCGGGGCTGCGCACGGGCGACATCCTGATCCGCTTCGCCGGCCAGGACGTGGCGGCCGAGAAGGAGGAGGACCTCGGCGGCTTCCAGCGGCTCGTGGCGGGCGTGGCGCCGGGGGCGCCGGTCGAGCTCGAGGTGCTGCGCGACCGCCAGCCCCTGCGCCTGCACGCGACCCTCGCCGCCCAGCCGAAGGTCGAGCCCGAGGAGGTGGAGACGGAGGTCGGCTTCCACGTCCAGGAGATCACCGAGGCGACCTTCCGCGAGCAGCGGCTCGCCTCGCGCACGGGCGCCTACGTCTCGTTCGTCGCGAGCGGCTCGCCCGCGGCGGAGGCCGGGCTCGACGTCGGCGACGTCGTGCAGCGGATCGAGGAGCGGCCCGTCACGAACCTCGCGGAGTTTCGCGAGGCGATCGGACAAGTGGCTGCCGCACCTCGTTTCCTGGTGACGGTGGAGCGGGGCGACGAGACCCTCTTCCTGCTCGTCCGCCCGGGCGCCCCGGCGCGCGACGACGCGCTGCCCGCCGAGCCCGGCGAGGCCTCGCACACGCCCTGA
- a CDS encoding thiamine phosphate synthase → MAGAEVPAAAIAAAVAGGADWVQLRERALPAGALLAWADEVTVAARAAAGAGARAVKILVNRRVDVALATEADGVHLGFDAMAPGPARALLGAGRLVGVSAHAPGELAGAAAEGADYAHLAPIFAPFSKPPERPALGLAALGAARASGLPVLAQGGIDAARARAAVHAGAAGVAVTGAVLGAPDPRAAAAALRAALDAAAAEAHA, encoded by the coding sequence GTGGCCGGGGCCGAGGTGCCCGCGGCGGCGATCGCCGCCGCGGTGGCCGGCGGCGCCGACTGGGTGCAGCTCCGCGAGCGCGCGCTCCCGGCCGGCGCGCTCCTCGCCTGGGCCGACGAGGTGACGGTGGCCGCGCGCGCCGCTGCCGGCGCCGGCGCGCGGGCGGTGAAGATCCTCGTGAACCGGCGCGTCGACGTGGCGCTCGCGACGGAGGCGGACGGCGTGCACCTCGGGTTCGACGCGATGGCGCCCGGGCCGGCGCGCGCGCTGCTCGGCGCGGGCCGACTCGTCGGGGTGTCGGCCCACGCGCCGGGCGAGCTGGCCGGGGCCGCGGCCGAGGGCGCCGACTACGCGCACCTGGCGCCGATCTTCGCGCCCTTCTCGAAGCCGCCCGAGCGCCCGGCGCTCGGGCTCGCGGCGCTCGGCGCCGCCCGCGCGAGCGGGCTCCCGGTGCTCGCGCAGGGCGGGATCGACGCCGCGCGCGCCCGGGCTGCCGTGCACGCCGGGGCGGCCGGCGTGGCGGTGACGGGCGCCGTGCTCGGCGCCCCCGACCCGCGCGCCGCCGCCGCCGCCCTGCGCGCGGCGCTCGACGCCGCCGCGGCGGAGGCGCACGCGTGA
- a CDS encoding thiazole synthase, translated as MTDGYTLGSKTFRSRLITGSGKYASLEQMRDATAAAGADLMTVALRRVDLASQAGGPRFLDFVPEGVTILPNTAGCYTVEDAVTTAQLGRELLGHGLVKLEVIGDERTLFPDVAATIEAAKLLVRDGFEVLPYVSDDPVACQRLAAAGCVAVMPLAAPIGSGLGIRNPANLRIILETVELPVVVDAGVGTASDAAVALELGCTAVLMNSAIAGAKDPVKMARAMKLAVEAGRLAYDAGRIPRRLYANASSPLDGLARF; from the coding sequence ATGACCGACGGCTACACCCTGGGCTCGAAGACCTTCCGCTCCCGGCTCATCACGGGCAGCGGCAAGTACGCCTCGCTCGAGCAGATGCGCGACGCGACGGCCGCCGCGGGCGCCGACCTGATGACCGTGGCGCTGCGCCGCGTGGACCTCGCGAGCCAGGCCGGCGGGCCGCGCTTCCTCGACTTCGTGCCCGAGGGCGTGACGATCCTGCCCAACACCGCGGGCTGCTACACGGTCGAGGACGCCGTCACGACCGCCCAGCTCGGCCGCGAGCTCCTCGGGCACGGGCTCGTGAAGCTCGAGGTGATCGGCGACGAGCGCACCCTCTTCCCCGACGTGGCGGCGACGATCGAGGCCGCGAAGCTCCTCGTGCGCGACGGCTTCGAGGTGCTCCCCTACGTGAGCGACGACCCGGTCGCCTGCCAGCGCCTCGCCGCGGCGGGCTGCGTCGCGGTGATGCCGCTCGCGGCCCCGATCGGCTCGGGGCTCGGGATCCGCAACCCGGCCAACCTGCGGATCATCCTCGAGACCGTGGAGCTGCCGGTCGTGGTGGACGCGGGCGTCGGCACCGCGAGCGACGCGGCGGTGGCGCTCGAGCTCGGCTGCACCGCGGTGCTGATGAACAGCGCGATCGCCGGCGCGAAGGACCCCGTCAAGATGGCGCGCGCGATGAAGCTCGCGGTCGAGGCGGGGCGGCTCGCCTACGACGCCGGGCGCATCCCGCGGCGCCTGTACGCCAACGCCTCGAGCCCGCTCGACGGGCTCGCGCGTTTCTGA
- the thiS gene encoding sulfur carrier protein ThiS, whose product MSLTVNGEPRAVPAGASVRVLLGLLGLEGRRVAVAVNREVVPRSAYDTRCLAAGDRVEVLEAVGGGSR is encoded by the coding sequence CTGTCGCTCACCGTGAACGGCGAGCCCCGGGCCGTGCCCGCCGGCGCGAGCGTGCGGGTCCTCCTCGGCCTGCTCGGCCTCGAGGGCCGGCGCGTGGCGGTGGCGGTGAACCGCGAGGTGGTGCCCCGCTCCGCATACGACACCCGCTGCCTCGCGGCCGGCGATCGCGTCGAGGTCCTCGAGGCCGTGGGCGGAGGCTCACGATGA
- the alr gene encoding alanine racemase has protein sequence MRSARTRAVVDLAALAGNYARLRVRAGGRAFVAVVKADAYGHGAPAVVRRLAREGCEAFAVAQVEEAAALRRAGIDAPLLVLGGVGGPAEARAALALGLVVVVHGPEPAAWLEAAARALGTRARVHVEIDTGMRRLGVPAAEAPALLARVAASPVLALEGVSTHFACADEPDLGPTRAQLAAFRAALAAARAQGVAPGRVHAANSAGLLAAGQAGDELLEGDAVRPGLALYGVAPAPHLADPALVPVMTLRTEVAAVRAVAAGDGVGYGHRWRAPHSGWVATLPIGYADGVPWSGARRGEVTIGGIPRPLAGRVSMDCVTVWMGAEPVRVGEEAIVFGAGGARVEEWAEAAGTIPYELLVRVGARVPRVVTG, from the coding sequence ATGCGCTCCGCCCGCACCCGTGCCGTCGTAGACCTGGCCGCGCTGGCGGGCAACTACGCGCGCCTGCGCGTGCGGGCCGGCGGCCGCGCGTTCGTCGCGGTCGTGAAGGCCGATGCCTACGGCCACGGGGCGCCGGCCGTCGTGCGGCGGCTCGCGCGCGAGGGCTGCGAGGCCTTCGCCGTGGCGCAGGTCGAGGAGGCGGCGGCCCTGCGCCGCGCCGGGATCGACGCGCCGCTGCTCGTCCTCGGCGGGGTGGGCGGCCCCGCCGAGGCGCGCGCCGCGCTGGCGCTCGGCCTGGTCGTCGTGGTGCACGGGCCCGAGCCGGCGGCGTGGCTCGAGGCCGCGGCGCGCGCGCTCGGGACGCGCGCGCGCGTCCACGTCGAGATCGACACTGGGATGCGTCGGCTCGGGGTGCCGGCCGCGGAGGCTCCCGCGCTCCTCGCGCGGGTCGCCGCGAGCCCCGTGCTCGCGCTCGAAGGCGTCTCCACCCACTTCGCGTGCGCCGACGAGCCGGACCTCGGGCCCACCCGCGCGCAGCTCGCGGCCTTCCGCGCGGCGCTCGCCGCGGCGCGCGCGCAGGGCGTCGCCCCGGGCCGCGTGCACGCCGCCAACTCGGCGGGCCTGCTCGCGGCGGGCCAGGCCGGCGACGAGCTCCTCGAGGGCGACGCCGTGCGCCCGGGGCTCGCCCTCTACGGCGTGGCGCCCGCCCCGCATCTCGCCGACCCCGCCCTGGTCCCCGTGATGACCCTGCGCACGGAGGTCGCGGCGGTGCGCGCGGTCGCGGCCGGCGACGGGGTCGGCTACGGCCACCGCTGGCGCGCGCCCCACTCCGGCTGGGTCGCCACCCTGCCGATCGGATACGCGGACGGGGTGCCCTGGTCCGGGGCGCGCCGCGGCGAGGTCACGATCGGCGGGATCCCGCGGCCGCTCGCCGGACGGGTCTCGATGGACTGCGTGACGGTGTGGATGGGGGCCGAGCCGGTGCGGGTCGGGGAGGAGGCGATCGTGTTCGGGGCGGGCGGGGCGCGGGTCGAGGAGTGGGCCGAGGCGGCGGGCACGATTCCCTACGAGCTGCTGGTCCGGGTGGGCGCGCGCGTGCCGCGGGTCGTCACCGGGTGA
- a CDS encoding ABC transporter permease, producing MIGGVAAGALRQTRRVLLEAGPAVIGAAVLASFAALAGARSPEAAAAAPWPRAGAPLVAALVACGPLAAARAAELARWRLDGQVDALRAMGASAWRHLVAPRLLAGALVLPLLVLLADAAGLAIAYLDWLPRALRWVSPEGVATADLVHGLLRGALFGLALAGVACVAGLAPARPAPRAARRAAARAGAGGVVAVLGLHVALGGALAW from the coding sequence GTGATCGGCGGGGTCGCCGCGGGCGCGCTCCGCCAGACCCGGCGCGTGCTCCTCGAGGCGGGCCCGGCGGTGATCGGCGCCGCGGTGCTGGCGTCCTTCGCGGCGCTCGCCGGCGCGCGCTCGCCGGAGGCCGCGGCCGCCGCGCCCTGGCCGCGCGCGGGCGCGCCGCTCGTGGCCGCGCTCGTGGCCTGCGGGCCGCTCGCCGCCGCCCGCGCCGCCGAGCTGGCGCGCTGGCGCCTCGACGGTCAGGTGGACGCGCTGCGCGCCATGGGCGCCAGCGCCTGGCGCCACCTGGTCGCGCCGCGGCTCCTGGCCGGCGCCCTCGTGCTGCCGCTCCTCGTCCTCCTCGCCGACGCCGCCGGCCTCGCGATCGCCTATCTCGACTGGCTGCCGCGCGCGCTGCGCTGGGTGTCACCGGAGGGGGTCGCGACGGCGGACCTCGTGCACGGCCTCCTGCGCGGAGCGCTCTTCGGGCTCGCGCTGGCCGGGGTCGCGTGCGTGGCCGGGCTCGCCCCGGCGCGGCCCGCGCCGCGCGCCGCGCGCCGCGCGGCGGCGCGCGCGGGGGCGGGCGGGGTGGTGGCGGTGCTCGGCCTCCACGTCGCGCTCGGGGGCGCCCTCGCGTGGTGA
- a CDS encoding ATP-binding cassette domain-containing protein — protein sequence MTSAAPALAPAPGGAPFVLEGLSARAGDRELLRGLAFAAPRGAIAVLLGAAGAGKSTALRLALGLARPAAGRALVLGRALADTPRAERPALLQRIGVVWTGGALFPDRDVAGNVGFVLRELQGRPREEVARAVREALLLVGLKHVEHQAVDALGDGVRRRVALARAVAHRPELLLLDEPASGLDPIAADAVRTLVAQLRDRLALTVVVAARDPAWALPIADHAALLHAGRIVAEGPPAALRAASDPAAQQLLAGRAHGPIEP from the coding sequence GTGACGAGCGCGGCGCCCGCGCTCGCGCCCGCGCCCGGCGGCGCGCCCTTCGTCCTCGAGGGCCTGTCGGCGCGGGCGGGCGATCGCGAGCTCCTGCGCGGGCTCGCCTTCGCGGCGCCGCGCGGCGCGATCGCAGTGCTGCTCGGCGCGGCCGGCGCCGGCAAGTCCACCGCGCTGCGCCTCGCGCTCGGCCTCGCGCGCCCGGCCGCGGGCCGCGCGCTCGTGCTCGGGCGCGCGCTCGCCGACACGCCGCGCGCCGAGCGCCCGGCGCTGCTCCAGCGGATCGGTGTCGTCTGGACGGGTGGGGCGCTCTTTCCGGACCGCGACGTCGCCGGCAACGTCGGCTTCGTCCTGCGCGAGCTCCAGGGCCGCCCGCGCGAGGAGGTGGCGCGCGCGGTGCGCGAGGCGCTCCTCCTCGTCGGGCTCAAGCACGTCGAGCACCAAGCGGTGGACGCGCTCGGCGACGGCGTGCGCCGGCGCGTGGCGCTCGCGCGGGCCGTGGCGCACCGGCCCGAGCTCCTGCTCCTCGACGAGCCGGCAAGCGGCCTCGACCCGATCGCGGCCGACGCCGTGCGCACCCTCGTCGCCCAGCTCCGCGACCGGCTCGCCCTCACCGTCGTGGTCGCCGCGCGCGACCCCGCCTGGGCGCTCCCGATCGCCGACCACGCGGCGCTCCTGCACGCGGGCCGGATCGTGGCCGAGGGCCCGCCCGCGGCGCTGCGCGCCGCGTCCGATCCCGCCGCGCAGCAGCTCCTCGCCGGCCGCGCGCACGGCCCGATCGAGCCCTGA
- the purH gene encoding bifunctional phosphoribosylaminoimidazolecarboxamide formyltransferase/IMP cyclohydrolase codes for MSPRTGAQGAVRRALLSVSDKTGLVELARGLARLGVELVASGGTAGALREAGLAVVEVAALTGSPEMLGGRVKTLHPRIHGGILARREHPGDRADMAAQALGAIDLVVVNLYPFERTVSQPGVALEDAVEQIDIGGPSMIRSAAKNHAWVGVVTDPADYPALLAELEAGGGVLGEATRRRLAAKAFARTAAYDAAIEAYLARAYAAELGAAAGEEPFPPRLRIDLPRAATLRYGENPHQAAALYGSFLACVEVLHGKELSYNNVVDVQAALALAGEFDPAEGPAVAILKHNTPCGVGTGTTPLAAWQAAYATDPDSPFGGIVVCNRPFDLALAQAVDEIFTEVLVAPAFADDALAFLRRKKNRRLLRFLPERIDRAAPDWKRVYGGLLLQQPDVSHEDLAAAQVATRRKPSDEELRALGFAWRVVKHVKSNAVVFARADRTVAIGGGQTSRVDAVCVAREKAARVGNDLAGSVLASDAFFPFPDGLEAAVAAGATACVQPGGSTRDPEVVAAADRLGIAMILTGVRHFRH; via the coding sequence ATGTCCCCCCGAACGGGAGCGCAGGGCGCCGTCCGGCGCGCGCTGCTCTCCGTCTCCGACAAGACGGGGCTCGTGGAGCTGGCCCGCGGCCTCGCGCGCCTCGGCGTCGAGCTCGTCGCCTCGGGCGGCACCGCGGGCGCGCTGCGCGAGGCCGGCCTCGCCGTCGTCGAGGTGGCCGCCCTCACCGGCTCGCCCGAGATGCTCGGCGGCCGCGTGAAGACGCTCCACCCGCGCATCCACGGCGGGATCCTGGCGCGCCGCGAGCACCCGGGCGACCGCGCCGACATGGCGGCCCAGGCGCTCGGCGCGATCGACCTCGTGGTCGTGAACCTCTACCCCTTCGAGCGCACCGTGTCGCAGCCCGGTGTCGCCCTCGAGGACGCCGTCGAGCAGATCGACATCGGCGGGCCCTCGATGATCCGCTCGGCGGCGAAGAACCACGCCTGGGTCGGGGTCGTGACGGACCCGGCCGACTACCCGGCGCTCCTCGCCGAGCTCGAGGCGGGGGGCGGCGTGCTCGGCGAGGCCACCCGCCGCCGGCTCGCGGCGAAGGCCTTCGCGCGCACCGCCGCCTACGACGCCGCGATCGAGGCCTACCTGGCGCGCGCCTACGCGGCGGAGCTCGGCGCCGCGGCCGGGGAGGAGCCCTTTCCGCCGCGCCTGCGCATCGACCTGCCGCGCGCGGCCACCCTGCGCTACGGCGAGAACCCGCACCAGGCCGCCGCCCTCTACGGGAGCTTCCTCGCCTGCGTCGAGGTCCTGCACGGCAAGGAGCTCTCCTACAACAACGTGGTGGACGTGCAGGCCGCCCTGGCGCTGGCCGGCGAGTTCGACCCGGCCGAGGGCCCCGCGGTCGCGATCCTCAAGCACAATACACCGTGCGGGGTCGGCACCGGCACGACCCCGCTCGCGGCCTGGCAGGCCGCCTACGCCACCGACCCGGACTCGCCCTTCGGCGGCATCGTCGTGTGCAACCGCCCCTTCGACCTCGCGCTGGCGCAGGCGGTGGACGAGATCTTCACCGAGGTGCTGGTGGCGCCCGCCTTCGCGGACGACGCGCTCGCCTTCCTGCGCAGGAAGAAGAACCGCCGCCTGCTGCGCTTCCTGCCCGAGCGCATCGACCGCGCCGCGCCGGACTGGAAGCGCGTCTACGGCGGGCTCCTCCTCCAGCAGCCCGACGTCTCGCACGAGGACCTCGCGGCCGCGCAGGTGGCGACGCGCCGCAAGCCGAGCGACGAGGAGCTGCGCGCGCTCGGCTTCGCCTGGCGCGTCGTGAAGCACGTGAAGAGCAACGCCGTGGTCTTCGCGCGCGCGGACCGCACCGTCGCGATCGGGGGCGGCCAGACCTCGCGGGTGGACGCCGTCTGCGTGGCCCGCGAGAAGGCCGCCCGGGTCGGCAACGACCTCGCGGGCAGCGTCCTCGCGAGCGACGCCTTCTTCCCCTTCCCCGACGGCCTCGAGGCCGCCGTCGCCGCCGGCGCCACGGCCTGCGTCCAGCCCGGCGGCTCCACCCGCGACCCCGAGGTGGTCGCCGCCGCCGACCGCCTCGGCATCGCCATGATCCTGACCGGTGTCCGGCACTTCCGGCACTAG